The nucleotide window CAAGCTAAACAAATAATAGTAGCTCTCATTTATCATTCCTGCAGTATTATTATTATTCCACAAAGAATAACCTCCATTATCCATAATTTCTTTAGAAAGAGCAATAGCATCAGTTAGGAATGTCGCAACCTGATCAGAAGCTGGACCACCTGATCCGGAAAAATCAGTAGAAGTCCCATTGTATTTTCTCCAAGTCGCTTCGTACAATTCTACTTCAGCTTTTAAGGCTTTTGCAGCCCATTTGCTGATTCGTCCTTTGTCAGTAGCTGCAATAGCTGATTCAAGAGGAAGATTAGCGATGGCTTTATCCAAATCTGATAATATTTGAGTTACCACCTCATATCTGCTATTACGTGGACCAGTAACTTCTGGAGAATCGGTATCAAGTACCGAAGTTACAATTGGCACCCCTCCAAATGTTTTTAATAATGAATAATAGGCATTCGCTCTAAAGAAATAGGCCTCAGAAATATATTGGGTAATTTCATTTTTATTACCAGGGTAACCAGCTTCTTTAGAAAGCAAAATATTAGTTTTTCTAATCCAGTTATAAGGATTGTTCCAACGAACATCACTAGTTACAGTTCCAATTGTACCACGTCCTACATCAGACTGGAAATTATAATAAACAGATAAATCAGATGAAAAATCCATGTGATTGTAAACTTCATTTCCTCCATACGGAGATCTCCACCCCATTAATTGACTATAGAAATCGGTAGTATAGGCTTTAAAATCAGCTGCTCTTTGAAAATAAGTAGCATCTGTAAAGGTATCTTGAGGTTTTAAATCGATAAAATCATCTTGGCAAGAAAAAAGCCCAAGTGTTAATCCTCCGATCAAACCCATATATATTAACTTTTTCATATTATATATTTTAATAGTACTAATTTTTAAATTACTTAAAACCCAACATTTAAACCTAAAGACAGGGTTCTATAAAAAGGGTATCCGGAATTTTGAGAAACTTCTCCCATTTCTGGATCATAGCCATCTTTGATTTTCGTAGCTTCCCATAAATCATTACCTGAGAAATAAAATCTTACTCTTTCTAATTTAGCTTTGTTTGAAATGTTTCTTGGAAGAGTATATCCTATCACTAAAGTTTTAAGACGTATGTATGCATTGTTCTGTAACATAAAATCATTTGATGCATAGTTCCAGTTTGCTCTGTTTGTATCAACTGTCAAACGAGGGAATTCTGCATTAGGATTCTCTTCTGTCCATGTTTTTCCTAAGAAACTTGCCGGTTGATTAGTAAAAAGTGTTGCAAATGGGTAAGCTAAGTAACCTGTACGCATAATTTGCTGTTTGGCAACTCCTTGGAAAAATGCCTGAAAATCAAATCCTCTAAAATTAGCTCCTAAGTTTAATCCATATACGTAGTGTGCATTGCCATCTCCCATATATTTAAGGTCACTATTTTTGCTTCCATTAGTCGTGATAACCCCATCTCCATTCAAGTCAATTCTTTTTGTATCACCTGGTCTTAACTCTGCAGTTGTTCCTTTAACAACTTTTGTCATATCTTGTCCTCCTGCAGCATACTTCGCATAATATGCATCAACATCAGCCTGGTTTTTAAAATATCCATCAGTTTGGTATAAGAACCAAGAATTCAATGCATATCCATTCACATTATTTTTACCAGCTACATATGAATCAGCTCCTTCCTTATGCGTTAGCTTACTTTCAGTATTACCGATATTAAATGATACACTATATGAAAAATCATTAATATGATCTTTCCATGAAACTACAGCTTCCCAACCTTGTACATCCAATTGACCGCTGTTAGTTTTTGGTGCAGTTCCCCCCAATACTGCCGGATAAAGTACATCTGTCAACATTCCTTTATTCTTTTTCAAAAAGAAATCATATGATGCCGAAAGCCTGTTGTCTAGGAAACCAAGATCAAGACCTATATTTGTTTGATATACTCTTTCCCATTCTCTATCTAAACTTACCAAACCATTTGCAGCCAAAGAACTACTAGTTTGAATAGCTGGTGGCAATCCTAATACTGTTGTCCCCATATTAACTGCAGAAACGTAATCGTAATTTCCGATACCTGTATAGTTTCCTGCCACCCCACTAGTAGCTCTAAGCTTTCCAAAGCTTAAAACAGAATTATCTTTTAAGAAATATTCCTTACTAAAAGCCCATCCAACTTCGACATTACCATACTCTTTGAATTTAAACCCAGGAGCAAAATTTGAGGCTCCATCTATACGACCTAAAAGCTTCACAAGGTATCTATCATCATAATCGTAAGCTGCACTAGCCAAATAAGAATAATTTCCAAACTGGTATTTCCCTCCTGAGTTAGACTGAGTAGTTGGATCTGCTGCATTTAAATCATATACTCCCAAATCATTAAAAAAGGCACGAGTTCCCGCTAATGTTCTGACTTGTGTTTTCTCAGCATTAATACCGCCAAATGCCGAAAGATGATGTTTTTCTCCAAAAGTTGTATTATATCTCAACATAAGAGAATAATATTGGTAAAAAGAGTCGTAATCATTTGTTTTATACCCTGGATTACCTGCACTTTGAACCGTTTTTGCCAAACTTTCAAGTGATTTATTACCATACCAATCATAAAGCTGAACGGGTAAAACATATCTTTCTTCATAAAAGTTTTCTGTTTGGTAGGAAGCTACACCTTCTAAATCTAATCCTTTTGCCAGACTCAAAGTTCCTTTAAAATCAACTCTACTGGTCAAGGATTTTTTTGTATCTGTACCTCCATCTGATGTTGCCGCAGCAGAGTTTCTGTTACCAACATTACCAAAATTGGCATTCCATTGTCCAAATGGATTCTTAGCAGGGAAGA belongs to Flavobacterium aquiphilum and includes:
- a CDS encoding SusC/RagA family TonB-linked outer membrane protein, producing the protein MSKPKINQFKLKFLSKPALLVLLFGCSAAGDLYATSNVNSNLSLNGIEVENVQQDITVKGKVTDSAKLGIPGVNITIKGKKGGASASTDFDGGYTIHASSPNDILVFTSVGFKTVERKVGDFTSNIINVTLVADVSTLNEVVVVGYATQKKAAVTGAVEVVSGKVFQDRAVTNVGLALQGQTPGLVVTRSSSRPGNEGLNFQIRGATSINGGSPLVIVDGVPIVNFYSFQNMNPDDIDNISVLKDGSAAIYGSRAANGVILVTTKKAKGKLKVDFSSNIRSSEPGITSYSASMTEYANVWLAANKEEKTPNWWGWISKENMETMASGKEGLYPTQFWGDVYIANSNRIDEMFARRFSYQNNVSISNRTDVSGYRVSFAMADNQGNLATQYDGQKQYNLRFNYDYKLSERLKLESAVSFIDAITKGPSVGLDETLYANDMPFFPAKNPFGQWNANFGNVGNRNSAAATSDGGTDTKKSLTSRVDFKGTLSLAKGLDLEGVASYQTENFYEERYVLPVQLYDWYGNKSLESLAKTVQSAGNPGYKTNDYDSFYQYYSLMLRYNTTFGEKHHLSAFGGINAEKTQVRTLAGTRAFFNDLGVYDLNAADPTTQSNSGGKYQFGNYSYLASAAYDYDDRYLVKLLGRIDGASNFAPGFKFKEYGNVEVGWAFSKEYFLKDNSVLSFGKLRATSGVAGNYTGIGNYDYVSAVNMGTTVLGLPPAIQTSSSLAANGLVSLDREWERVYQTNIGLDLGFLDNRLSASYDFFLKKNKGMLTDVLYPAVLGGTAPKTNSGQLDVQGWEAVVSWKDHINDFSYSVSFNIGNTESKLTHKEGADSYVAGKNNVNGYALNSWFLYQTDGYFKNQADVDAYYAKYAAGGQDMTKVVKGTTAELRPGDTKRIDLNGDGVITTNGSKNSDLKYMGDGNAHYVYGLNLGANFRGFDFQAFFQGVAKQQIMRTGYLAYPFATLFTNQPASFLGKTWTEENPNAEFPRLTVDTNRANWNYASNDFMLQNNAYIRLKTLVIGYTLPRNISNKAKLERVRFYFSGNDLWEATKIKDGYDPEMGEVSQNSGYPFYRTLSLGLNVGF